A region from the Halobellus litoreus genome encodes:
- a CDS encoding NADP-dependent oxidoreductase, giving the protein MEDTNRRWYFVERPAGEPDADSFDLRTEDVPEPDDGELLVRVAYLSVDPYMRGRMRDSESYAEPWDVGDVLKGGVVGEVVESNSERYDAGDYVTGQGTWADYSVLQADDVAPVDPEVADLPAYLGVLGMPGRTAYFGLLDVGDPNPGDTVVVSGAAGAVGSVVGQIAKLNGCRVVGFAGSDEKTRWLTTDLGFDAAVNYNATDDYGAALDDVAPEGVDVYFDNVGGPITDAVFTKLNLDARVAVCGQIAHYNDESVPTGPRKLPLLIAPRAKVQGLLVADYATRFGEASERLATWVASGEIDHRETVVEGLENAPDAFLGLFSGDNIGKQVVRVTE; this is encoded by the coding sequence GTGGAAGATACAAACCGTCGCTGGTACTTCGTCGAGCGGCCAGCAGGTGAACCGGACGCGGACAGCTTCGATCTGAGAACCGAGGACGTGCCGGAACCCGACGACGGTGAACTTCTCGTCCGGGTGGCGTATCTCTCTGTCGACCCGTATATGCGCGGACGAATGCGAGACAGCGAGTCGTACGCGGAGCCGTGGGACGTCGGGGACGTACTGAAGGGCGGCGTCGTCGGCGAAGTCGTCGAGAGCAACAGCGAGCGGTACGACGCCGGCGACTACGTCACTGGGCAGGGGACGTGGGCCGACTACAGTGTCCTCCAGGCGGACGACGTCGCCCCTGTCGATCCCGAAGTCGCCGATCTGCCGGCCTATCTCGGCGTTCTCGGGATGCCGGGGCGAACGGCGTACTTCGGATTGCTCGACGTCGGCGACCCCAACCCCGGCGACACCGTCGTCGTTTCCGGGGCGGCGGGCGCGGTCGGGTCGGTCGTCGGACAGATTGCGAAGCTAAACGGCTGTCGCGTCGTCGGATTCGCCGGGTCCGACGAGAAGACGCGCTGGCTCACGACGGATCTCGGATTCGACGCTGCGGTCAATTACAACGCGACCGACGACTACGGGGCTGCGCTCGACGACGTCGCACCGGAGGGCGTCGACGTCTACTTCGACAACGTCGGCGGCCCGATCACGGACGCAGTCTTCACGAAATTGAATCTCGACGCTCGCGTGGCCGTCTGCGGCCAAATCGCTCACTACAACGACGAAAGCGTCCCGACGGGGCCTCGAAAGCTGCCGCTGCTCATCGCTCCGCGCGCGAAAGTCCAGGGCCTCCTCGTCGCGGATTACGCGACCCGGTTCGGAGAGGCGAGCGAACGGCTCGCAACGTGGGTCGCGAGCGGCGAGATCGATCACCGTGAAACGGTCGTCGAAGGGCTGGAGAACGCGCCGGACGCGTTTCTCGGGCTCTTCTCCGGCGACAACATCGGGAAGCAAGTCGTCCGAGTGACGGAGTGA
- a CDS encoding DUF2237 family protein, with product MSERNVLGGELATCSADPTTGFERDGCCGTHPDDRGRHELCAVMTEEFLTFSEARGNDLVTPRPEFQFPGLTPGDRWCLCLGRWVEALDATRTERLPETTVPPVVLEATNEAVLDSVELETLETHAYDV from the coding sequence ATGTCCGAACGGAACGTGCTCGGCGGGGAACTCGCCACCTGTAGCGCCGACCCGACGACCGGCTTCGAGCGAGACGGGTGCTGTGGAACGCATCCCGACGATCGGGGGCGACACGAACTCTGTGCGGTGATGACCGAGGAGTTTCTGACGTTCAGCGAGGCGCGGGGCAACGACCTCGTGACGCCGCGTCCGGAGTTCCAGTTTCCCGGACTGACGCCGGGCGATCGCTGGTGTCTCTGTCTCGGACGGTGGGTCGAGGCGCTCGACGCAACACGGACCGAACGCCTCCCCGAAACGACCGTCCCGCCCGTCGTCCTCGAAGCGACGAACGAGGCGGTGTTGGATTCGGTGGAACTGGAGACGCTCGAAACCCACGCCTACGACGTATGA
- a CDS encoding Cdc6/Cdc18 family protein, which produces MIRDARVLRAGFVPREVEHRDAEVNHLSSVLEPITNGEPADTAVVTGPSGAGKTCIAKFVIERLREEALDVEATYVNCWRNYTRFRTLYQILDDLGRTIDIHRQSTPHDELVDRLQRFDDSRTVVILDEADQLEDPGLIYDLHSLPQFAVVCIANEEAELFSRVDDRLVSRLRASERVRMDNYHDEQLFDILKARVRWGLEPDVITDDQLFRIADAAAGDARLAIGILRTAASHADRENRDQITDEMLFDAAEDSRARIRQKSLESLTPHQRAVYEILGEHGPLAPTEIYDRYVDVVEDPRTKRTVRTYLSKMEQYNLLEAEGTSRDREYAAVDGDLD; this is translated from the coding sequence ATGATCCGCGATGCTCGAGTGCTCCGCGCCGGCTTCGTCCCTCGCGAGGTCGAGCATCGCGACGCCGAAGTGAATCACCTCTCCAGCGTCCTCGAACCGATCACGAACGGCGAGCCGGCCGACACCGCCGTCGTCACCGGACCGAGCGGCGCGGGCAAGACCTGCATCGCGAAGTTCGTCATCGAGCGCCTTCGCGAGGAGGCGCTGGACGTCGAAGCGACCTACGTGAACTGCTGGCGGAACTACACCCGGTTTCGGACGCTGTATCAGATCCTCGACGACCTCGGGCGGACGATCGACATCCACCGGCAGTCGACGCCCCACGACGAACTCGTCGATCGGCTCCAGCGGTTCGACGATTCCCGGACGGTCGTGATCCTCGACGAGGCCGACCAGCTCGAAGATCCCGGTCTCATCTACGACCTGCACAGCCTTCCGCAGTTCGCCGTGGTCTGCATCGCCAACGAGGAAGCGGAACTGTTCAGCCGCGTCGACGACCGCCTCGTGAGCCGTCTCCGCGCCAGCGAACGCGTCCGGATGGACAACTACCACGACGAGCAGCTCTTCGACATCCTGAAGGCTCGGGTCAGGTGGGGCCTCGAACCGGACGTGATCACCGACGATCAACTGTTTCGGATCGCCGACGCGGCCGCCGGCGACGCCAGGCTGGCGATCGGCATCCTCCGTACAGCCGCGAGTCACGCCGACCGAGAGAATCGGGATCAGATCACCGACGAAATGCTCTTCGACGCTGCCGAGGACAGCCGCGCCCGAATCCGCCAGAAGAGCCTCGAATCGCTCACGCCGCACCAACGAGCGGTCTACGAGATCCTAGGCGAGCACGGCCCGCTGGCCCCGACCGAGATCTACGACCGCTACGTGGACGTCGTCGAGGACCCGCGAACGAAACGCACCGTTCGAACGTACCTCTCGAAGATGGAGCAGTACAACCTCCTGGAGGCCGAGGGGACGAGTCGCGATCGGGAGTACGCCGCCGTCGACGGTGACCTCGACTGA
- a CDS encoding ribonuclease H-like domain-containing protein, whose product MTVLDTIAFDIETTGFGADDRLTVAGFDSAVGSRVFLNTGGTASPPELEPHFDGVTSSPVTISTHETERELLEAVAAFADSTMSKRDVKLVAFNGETWNGGFDLPFLRTRLSHHEVDWPFADLPYVDVMAVFEARFNTRGNTLVGVYDELVGDELSALDPFDDSAEAVEAWETGDFERLLLHNVADVRRTRALADLAERYCSKSDFSMKSLDPVVSD is encoded by the coding sequence ATGACCGTCCTCGATACGATCGCGTTCGACATCGAAACGACCGGGTTCGGAGCCGACGATCGGCTGACCGTCGCCGGCTTCGACTCGGCAGTCGGATCGCGCGTGTTTCTCAACACCGGCGGGACGGCGTCCCCGCCCGAACTCGAACCGCACTTCGACGGCGTCACGAGTTCGCCGGTGACGATCTCCACGCACGAAACCGAGCGCGAACTGCTCGAAGCGGTCGCGGCGTTCGCCGATTCGACGATGTCGAAGCGCGACGTCAAACTCGTCGCTTTCAACGGCGAGACGTGGAACGGGGGGTTCGACCTGCCGTTTCTCCGGACGCGACTCAGCCATCACGAAGTCGACTGGCCGTTCGCGGATCTCCCGTACGTCGACGTGATGGCCGTCTTCGAGGCGCGCTTCAATACGCGCGGGAACACGCTCGTCGGCGTCTACGACGAACTCGTCGGCGACGAACTGAGCGCTCTCGATCCGTTCGACGACAGCGCGGAGGCGGTCGAGGCGTGGGAGACCGGTGACTTCGAACGACTGCTCTTACACAACGTCGCCGACGTCCGTCGAACGCGCGCGTTGGCGGACCTCGCGGAGCGATACTGTTCGAAGTCCGATTTCTCGATGAAGTCGCTCGATCCCGTCGTGAGCGACTAG
- a CDS encoding type B DNA-directed DNA polymerase, whose protein sequence is MPFTIDFLDDGRVLEWEVTADGAVATAREDYTPRFYVGSRAPDADVDLEAVRTQYERHPDVVATGIRSRRPGFRRDDEAVLAVDVAHVDRVAPLARQVRQLSAPPVGDLACFNVDFSREFRYCLENDLDPTPATALSTLRLGVPVTETAEGAYTELTVDGEVVSGSSTDVLAAVRAALDARNPDVLVCSTSEIVPTLSEMAADAGLDDFTLSRRPDVDYQRLAGRSTYASYGRVGHSPARYNVPGRAIVDESNTFFYGETNLDGILDLVSRSKKPIQELAWASIGNVLTAIQICEAHSRGVLVPWNSWRHEFFKPMGTLHDADRGGFVFAPEVGVHDDVHELDFSSLYPNIICSRNVSPDTIRCSCHGDREDVPELGYAICDERGYLVDVLQPIVDARDGIKAEIRRERRRSDPDSDRLEALAGRSAALKWILVACFGYQGFSNAKFGRIECHEAINAFAREILLTAKDRLEAGGWRVVHGIVDSIWVTPDPDVDGAERRGLDALAAEISEAVDVRLEYEAEYDWVAFVPQRGSDTGALTKYFGKRAGEAEFKIRGIEARQRSTASFVEATQRALLERFDDSRDPDDVLCTLREAIRELRAGGVDPGRLVERNRVSKPRDAYTQYTKNVAALERASDDGLGVHPGQSIEYVVVDDEKRSRDRVALAHEEPDSYDASYYETRLVRAAESVLSPLGWDREDVRQRLDGSYTPELPTFGVDSGGW, encoded by the coding sequence ATGCCGTTCACGATCGACTTCCTCGACGACGGCCGCGTCCTCGAATGGGAGGTGACGGCCGACGGTGCCGTCGCGACCGCCCGCGAGGACTACACGCCGCGGTTCTACGTCGGCTCGCGCGCACCCGACGCCGACGTCGACCTCGAAGCGGTCCGCACGCAGTACGAGCGTCACCCGGACGTCGTCGCGACCGGGATCCGCTCCCGACGGCCCGGCTTCCGCCGCGACGACGAGGCGGTCCTCGCCGTCGACGTCGCCCACGTCGACCGAGTCGCGCCCCTCGCCCGTCAGGTACGCCAGCTCTCGGCGCCGCCGGTCGGCGACCTCGCCTGTTTCAACGTCGACTTCTCGCGCGAGTTTCGCTACTGCCTGGAGAACGACCTCGATCCGACCCCGGCGACGGCGCTGTCGACGCTCCGACTCGGTGTCCCGGTGACCGAAACGGCCGAGGGTGCGTACACAGAACTGACCGTCGACGGCGAGGTCGTTTCGGGGTCGTCGACGGACGTCCTCGCCGCGGTCCGGGCGGCACTCGACGCCCGCAATCCCGACGTGCTCGTCTGCTCGACGAGCGAGATCGTCCCGACGCTCTCCGAGATGGCCGCCGACGCCGGCCTCGACGACTTCACGCTGAGCCGGCGGCCCGACGTCGACTACCAGCGGCTCGCCGGTCGTTCCACCTACGCCAGTTACGGCCGCGTCGGCCACTCGCCCGCGCGGTACAACGTCCCCGGGCGCGCGATCGTCGACGAGTCGAACACGTTCTTCTACGGCGAGACGAACCTCGACGGGATCCTCGACCTGGTCTCACGGTCGAAGAAGCCGATACAGGAACTCGCGTGGGCTTCGATCGGAAACGTGCTCACGGCCATTCAGATCTGCGAGGCACACAGCCGCGGCGTATTGGTGCCGTGGAACTCCTGGCGACACGAGTTCTTCAAGCCGATGGGCACGCTCCACGACGCGGACCGCGGCGGGTTCGTCTTCGCGCCGGAGGTCGGGGTTCACGACGACGTCCACGAACTCGACTTTTCGAGCCTCTACCCGAACATCATCTGCAGTCGAAACGTCTCCCCCGACACCATCCGCTGTTCGTGTCACGGCGACCGCGAAGACGTGCCCGAACTGGGGTACGCCATCTGTGACGAGCGGGGGTATCTCGTCGACGTCCTCCAGCCGATCGTCGACGCCCGCGACGGGATCAAGGCCGAAATTCGCCGCGAGCGACGCCGATCGGATCCGGATTCCGACCGGCTGGAGGCGCTGGCGGGACGATCGGCCGCGCTCAAGTGGATCCTCGTGGCCTGTTTCGGCTATCAGGGGTTCAGCAACGCGAAGTTCGGGCGAATCGAATGCCACGAGGCGATCAACGCCTTCGCCCGCGAGATCCTGCTGACGGCGAAGGACCGCCTCGAAGCGGGCGGGTGGCGCGTCGTGCACGGCATCGTCGACTCGATCTGGGTGACGCCGGACCCCGACGTCGACGGCGCCGAGAGGCGGGGCCTCGACGCGCTGGCGGCCGAGATCTCCGAGGCGGTCGACGTCCGACTCGAATACGAAGCCGAGTACGACTGGGTCGCGTTCGTGCCGCAGCGGGGGAGCGACACCGGCGCGCTGACGAAGTACTTCGGCAAGCGCGCCGGCGAAGCCGAGTTCAAAATCCGCGGCATCGAAGCCCGACAGCGCTCGACGGCCTCCTTCGTGGAAGCGACGCAGCGCGCCCTCCTCGAACGGTTCGACGACTCGCGAGACCCCGACGACGTGCTGTGCACGCTTCGGGAGGCGATCCGAGAGCTCCGCGCCGGGGGAGTCGACCCCGGACGGCTCGTCGAACGGAACCGCGTGTCCAAGCCGCGAGACGCCTACACGCAGTACACGAAAAACGTCGCGGCGCTCGAACGCGCCAGCGACGACGGTCTGGGCGTCCATCCCGGCCAGTCGATCGAGTACGTCGTCGTCGACGACGAGAAGCGCTCGCGCGATCGGGTCGCGCTCGCCCACGAGGAGCCCGACTCGTACGACGCCTCGTACTACGAGACGCGGCTCGTGCGGGCGGCCGAGAGCGTTCTCTCGCCGCTGGGGTGGGACCGAGAAGACGTTCGACAACGGCTCGACGGCTCGTATACGCCGGAGCTACCTACGTTCGGCGTCGATTCGGGCGGCTGGTAG
- a CDS encoding ion transporter: MGRSLSASEDRTARDLIQFYLLDHQTPLGKGIDLALLGLNLVFVGIFVVETYPIAAEFRSTLWQLEIGIALVFAVEYLLRLYGARDRVTEFFNGYTMVDLLSILPTLSVVLLPASVSVLNVGFLRVIRVIRVLRFYRFTADAEFFFGTVSDNTLRAMKLLLTILVLLFTSAGLFYSAESGTNPDVATFGDSFYYTVVSLSTVGFGDITPTTSAGRWITVGSILAAIVLIPRQASKILKEWTSRDKVNVTCPECGLEYHESDASHCKACGHVIYQQTDSRE; this comes from the coding sequence ATGGGACGCAGTCTCTCCGCGTCGGAGGACCGGACGGCCCGCGATCTGATTCAGTTCTATCTCCTGGATCACCAGACGCCGCTTGGGAAGGGAATCGACCTCGCCCTGTTGGGACTGAATTTGGTCTTCGTCGGGATCTTCGTGGTCGAAACCTATCCGATCGCCGCCGAGTTTCGGTCGACGCTCTGGCAGCTCGAAATCGGCATCGCGCTCGTCTTCGCCGTGGAATATCTCCTCCGGTTGTACGGCGCGCGCGACCGAGTCACGGAGTTCTTCAACGGGTACACGATGGTGGATCTCCTCTCGATTTTGCCGACGCTCTCGGTGGTGTTGCTGCCGGCCTCGGTCAGCGTGTTGAACGTCGGGTTTCTGCGGGTGATCCGGGTCATTCGCGTGCTTCGGTTCTATCGCTTCACCGCCGACGCGGAGTTCTTCTTCGGGACCGTCTCCGACAACACGCTCCGTGCGATGAAGCTCCTGCTGACGATTCTGGTGCTTCTTTTCACCTCCGCGGGCCTGTTTTACAGCGCCGAGAGCGGAACGAACCCGGACGTTGCGACGTTCGGCGACTCCTTCTACTACACCGTCGTCTCGCTCTCGACCGTCGGGTTCGGCGACATCACGCCGACGACGTCGGCGGGGCGGTGGATCACCGTGGGATCGATTCTGGCGGCCATCGTCCTGATCCCCCGGCAGGCGAGTAAGATCCTCAAGGAGTGGACGTCCCGGGACAAAGTGAACGTCACGTGCCCGGAGTGCGGCCTGGAGTATCACGAATCCGATGCGTCTCACTGCAAGGCCTGCGGCCACGTGATCTACCAGCAGACGGATTCCCGCGAGTGA
- a CDS encoding cobalamin-independent methionine synthase II family protein, which yields MTDDRILTTHIGSLPRTPELLELLKRRQDGESVDEEVWHETVVDATEAVIQKQADVGLDIVNNGEQPRVSFNWYVANRLSGIGDTREAPLWDDLADYPEYAEDAFHAEGIDLTKQPSVTGPVEYAGEDAAREEIDTFYELLDAGDFDFEGTFITAASPGVAAATLVNDYYDSHEEFLSVVGDALKREYELIAETGATLQLDAPDLLTTGHRGFGDRPIEKLKPVVRMHVEALNEATKDIPDEQIRVHTCWGSYEGPHHRDKPLEAVLPILYDLDIGGLSIEEANPRHQHEYRVFREHPLPDDWTLIPGVVDVKTNVVEHPEVVADRLERVADAVGDPTRIVAAPDCGFDTQAGLAMVHPEIAWAKLEALVEGTEVATERLF from the coding sequence ATGACCGACGACCGCATCCTGACGACGCACATCGGAAGCCTGCCGCGAACGCCGGAACTGCTCGAACTTCTGAAACGCCGCCAAGACGGGGAATCTGTCGACGAGGAGGTCTGGCACGAGACCGTCGTGGACGCCACCGAGGCCGTCATCCAGAAACAGGCGGACGTGGGCCTCGACATCGTGAACAACGGCGAGCAGCCGCGCGTCTCGTTCAACTGGTACGTCGCCAACAGGCTCTCCGGAATCGGTGACACGCGTGAGGCCCCCCTGTGGGACGACCTCGCCGATTACCCCGAATACGCCGAGGACGCCTTCCACGCCGAGGGGATCGATCTCACCAAGCAGCCGTCCGTCACCGGTCCCGTCGAGTACGCGGGCGAAGACGCCGCGCGCGAGGAGATCGACACGTTCTACGAGTTGCTCGACGCCGGCGACTTCGACTTCGAGGGAACGTTCATCACCGCGGCCTCGCCCGGCGTCGCCGCCGCGACGCTCGTCAACGACTACTACGACTCCCACGAGGAGTTCCTCTCGGTCGTCGGCGACGCGCTCAAACGGGAGTACGAACTCATCGCCGAGACGGGCGCGACGCTCCAGCTCGACGCCCCGGACCTGCTGACGACCGGCCACCGCGGGTTCGGCGACCGGCCCATCGAGAAGCTCAAGCCCGTCGTCCGGATGCACGTCGAGGCGCTGAACGAGGCGACGAAGGACATCCCCGACGAGCAGATCCGCGTGCACACCTGCTGGGGGAGCTACGAGGGACCGCACCACCGCGACAAGCCGCTGGAGGCAGTGCTGCCGATCCTCTACGACCTCGACATCGGCGGTCTCTCGATCGAGGAGGCGAACCCCCGGCACCAGCACGAGTACCGCGTCTTCCGCGAGCACCCCCTGCCCGACGACTGGACGCTCATCCCGGGCGTCGTCGACGTGAAGACGAACGTCGTCGAACACCCCGAGGTCGTCGCCGACCGACTCGAACGCGTCGCCGACGCCGTCGGCGACCCCACGCGGATCGTCGCCGCCCCCGACTGCGGGTTCGACACCCAGGCCGGGCTGGCGATGGTCCACCCCGAGATCGCCTGGGCGAAACTGGAGGCCCTCGTCGAGGGGACCGAGGTCGCCACCGAGCGACTCTTCTGA
- a CDS encoding inorganic phosphate transporter codes for MVEVLLLVGVVVALFVGFNIGGSTTGPAFGPAVGSDAISKTGAAALMAVFFFVGAWTIGRRVVDTLGTELVTDPAVFSIESSIVVLFFIGGALFVGNYFGVPASTSMTAVGAIAGLGVAAGELNWAVMGEIAIWWIVAPIVGFWTSGMIGRYLYPRINRWVAIVSTPGPLLEFDRSGLVPRPAPGPNTTRRELTGAVVVVAIGCLMAFSSGTSNIANAIAPLVGVGVDINVLIVLGCVAVAVGAFTIARRTLDTLGNDITDLPLTAAIIVAIVSSVIVVGLSAIGIPASFVIIATTSIVGLGWGRATRTATLVDVARGEQSPNVSVGALAAEEPGEDAPPIGEEADDAIPSASDLFDPTTTGRVIVMQNVVPILSTAGAYVTFTILFRVW; via the coding sequence ATGGTCGAAGTTCTTCTTCTCGTCGGTGTCGTCGTCGCGTTGTTCGTCGGGTTCAACATCGGGGGATCGACGACCGGGCCCGCGTTCGGACCCGCAGTCGGATCGGACGCAATCTCTAAAACCGGTGCAGCAGCGCTGATGGCGGTGTTCTTCTTCGTCGGGGCCTGGACGATCGGTCGTCGGGTCGTCGACACGCTGGGGACCGAACTCGTCACCGACCCCGCGGTGTTCAGCATCGAATCGAGCATCGTCGTGCTCTTTTTCATCGGCGGCGCGCTGTTCGTCGGCAACTACTTCGGCGTACCCGCGTCGACGTCGATGACCGCCGTCGGTGCCATCGCCGGGCTCGGCGTCGCGGCCGGCGAACTGAACTGGGCGGTGATGGGTGAGATCGCGATCTGGTGGATCGTCGCCCCGATCGTCGGCTTCTGGACCTCCGGGATGATCGGCCGCTATCTCTACCCGCGGATCAACCGTTGGGTCGCGATCGTCAGCACGCCCGGTCCGTTGCTCGAATTCGATCGGTCCGGGCTCGTTCCGCGGCCGGCGCCCGGTCCGAACACCACGCGCAGAGAACTCACCGGCGCGGTCGTCGTCGTCGCGATCGGCTGTCTGATGGCCTTCTCCTCGGGCACGTCGAACATCGCAAACGCCATCGCGCCGCTGGTCGGCGTCGGCGTCGACATCAACGTCCTGATCGTTCTCGGCTGCGTCGCGGTCGCCGTCGGTGCGTTCACCATCGCCCGACGGACGCTCGACACGCTCGGCAACGACATCACGGACCTCCCGCTCACGGCCGCGATCATCGTCGCGATCGTCTCCTCGGTGATCGTCGTCGGACTCTCGGCGATCGGCATCCCGGCCTCGTTCGTCATCATCGCGACGACGTCGATCGTCGGCCTCGGCTGGGGGCGAGCGACCCGGACCGCCACGCTCGTCGACGTCGCCCGCGGCGAGCAGTCGCCGAACGTCTCGGTCGGCGCGCTCGCGGCCGAAGAGCCAGGCGAGGACGCGCCGCCGATCGGCGAGGAAGCCGACGACGCGATCCCCTCGGCCTCGGACCTGTTCGATCCGACGACGACCGGCCGCGTGATCGTGATGCAGAACGTCGTCCCGATCCTCTCGACCGCCGGCGCCTACGTCACGTTCACGATACTCTTCCGAGTCTGGTGA
- a CDS encoding hemolysin family protein, whose protein sequence is MVNVALSVGQLFVALFLVVLNGFFVAAEFAFVRVRGTSVEQLAADGRAGAGSLQAVMADLDNYLAVTQLGITLASLGLGWVGEPAVASLIEPVLEPVLPAGLIHLVAFAIGFSIITFLHVVFGELAPKTLAIAQTEKLSLFLAPPMKLFYYAFYPGIVVFNGAANAFTRLLGVPPASESDETLGEREIRRVLAQSGEEGAIDVGEVAMIERVFDLDDTHVREVMVPRPDVVSLPADATLAEIRTVVFEAGHTRYPVLDADDSDQVVGFVDVKDVLRASETDDESTTAGDIAREVLVVPETTATDDLLMQFSDERLQMAAVIDEWGSFEGVATVEDVVEAVVGDLRDGFDVDAREPSIRDHGDEGYDVDGGVPLSAINDALDAGFESDQVETIGGLVLSRLDRAPEVGDAVEVDGHVVEVTGVEGTRISTVRIRDVDDAGSEQAGEE, encoded by the coding sequence ATGGTAAACGTCGCGCTCTCCGTGGGACAGCTCTTCGTGGCGCTGTTTCTCGTCGTATTGAACGGGTTCTTCGTCGCCGCCGAGTTCGCCTTCGTCCGGGTGCGCGGGACGTCGGTCGAACAGCTCGCCGCCGACGGACGGGCTGGGGCGGGCTCCCTCCAGGCTGTGATGGCCGATCTCGACAATTACCTCGCGGTGACGCAACTCGGGATCACGCTCGCCTCGCTCGGCCTGGGGTGGGTCGGCGAGCCCGCCGTGGCGTCGCTCATCGAGCCCGTGCTGGAGCCGGTCCTCCCGGCGGGGCTCATCCACCTCGTCGCGTTCGCGATCGGCTTCAGTATCATCACGTTCCTCCACGTCGTCTTCGGCGAACTCGCGCCGAAGACGCTCGCGATCGCGCAGACGGAGAAGCTCTCGCTGTTTCTCGCGCCGCCGATGAAGCTCTTCTATTACGCCTTCTACCCCGGAATCGTCGTCTTCAACGGGGCGGCCAACGCGTTCACGCGACTGCTCGGCGTCCCGCCGGCCTCCGAGAGCGACGAGACGCTCGGCGAGCGGGAGATCCGCCGGGTGCTCGCACAGTCCGGCGAAGAGGGCGCTATCGACGTGGGCGAGGTCGCGATGATCGAGCGCGTGTTCGACCTCGACGACACCCACGTCCGCGAGGTGATGGTTCCGCGGCCGGACGTGGTGAGCCTCCCGGCGGACGCCACGCTGGCGGAGATTCGGACTGTCGTCTTCGAGGCGGGTCACACGCGCTATCCGGTGCTCGACGCCGACGACAGCGATCAGGTGGTCGGCTTCGTCGACGTCAAGGACGTGTTGCGCGCGAGCGAAACGGACGACGAATCGACGACCGCCGGCGACATCGCCCGCGAGGTCCTGGTCGTCCCGGAGACGACGGCGACCGACGACCTCCTGATGCAGTTCAGCGACGAACGCCTACAGATGGCCGCCGTCATCGACGAGTGGGGCTCGTTCGAGGGGGTCGCCACGGTCGAAGACGTCGTCGAGGCCGTCGTGGGCGACCTCCGAGACGGGTTCGACGTCGACGCGCGGGAGCCCTCGATCAGGGACCACGGCGACGAGGGGTACGACGTCGACGGGGGCGTCCCGCTCTCGGCGATCAACGACGCTCTCGACGCCGGCTTCGAGAGCGACCAGGTCGAGACGATCGGCGGCCTCGTGCTCAGTCGGCTCGATCGCGCGCCGGAAGTCGGCGACGCGGTCGAGGTCGACGGTCACGTCGTCGAGGTGACCGGCGTCGAGGGGACCCGCATCTCGACGGTGCGGATCCGCGACGTCGACGACGCGGGGAGCGAGCAGGCGGGCGAGGAGTAG
- a CDS encoding nucleic acid-binding protein, whose amino-acid sequence MTLAAVSDAGPLIHLAEIDSIELLSAFDSLLIPETVYEEIESGGLPDGIADLSYERVEAEETGVEFEELDAGERAAIAVAREREVVLLTDDLDARESASADGIEVHGSIGVIALGYGRGLLDRDEAASRMRALQRETSLFVTEAVVERGIRMLDKQ is encoded by the coding sequence GTGACGCTTGCGGCTGTTTCTGATGCGGGACCGCTCATTCACCTCGCCGAAATCGATTCGATCGAACTGTTGTCGGCGTTTGATTCGCTACTGATCCCTGAGACGGTCTACGAGGAAATCGAAAGCGGAGGTCTTCCGGATGGGATTGCAGACCTCTCGTACGAACGTGTCGAAGCCGAAGAAACAGGAGTCGAGTTCGAGGAACTGGACGCGGGAGAGCGTGCCGCGATAGCAGTCGCAAGGGAACGGGAAGTCGTTCTTCTGACAGACGATCTCGACGCTCGGGAGTCAGCGTCAGCCGATGGAATCGAAGTACACGGCTCGATCGGTGTCATCGCACTCGGTTACGGTCGCGGATTACTCGACAGGGACGAAGCGGCATCGCGTATGCGAGCACTCCAGCGGGAGACGAGTCTTTTCGTCACCGAGGCTGTCGTGGAGCGCGGCATTCGGATGCTGGACAAACAGTAA